One genomic window of Nicotiana sylvestris chromosome 10, ASM39365v2, whole genome shotgun sequence includes the following:
- the LOC138879545 gene encoding uncharacterized protein yields the protein MPKTRKEYTDAGRKAVEKNFHAKKILVHGIRFDEYNRISACQTAKEIWEALQIAHEGTTQVKQSKIDMLTNEYELFRMKDDEFIQDLYTRFTSILNELHSLGEVIPRNKLVRKILSIMPSSWESKVNYITEAKDLRS from the coding sequence ATGCCAAAGACCAGGAAAGAATACACCGATGCAGGTAGGAAAGCTGTGGAGAAAAATTTTCATGCCAAGAAAATTTTGGTGCATGGCATAAGATTTGATGAATACAACAGGATCTCAGCTTGTCAAACcgccaaggagatatgggaagctttgcaaatAGCACATGAGGGAACCACTCAAGTAAAGCAATCTAAGATTGATATGCTTACCAATGAGTATGAGCTCTTTAGGATGAAAGACGATGAGTTTATTCAAGACCTGtacacaagattcacttccatcttaaatgagttacactcacttggtgaagTCATTCCTAGGAACAAGCTCGTGAGGAAAATTCTTAGCATCATGCCTAGTTCATGGGAAAGTAAAGTGAATTATATTACTGAAGCAAAGGACCTCAGGAGCTGA